The region CAAGAGAAAATAGAGCTTGGCATCAACAAGGACAGTATCCTTGGGAAACTATAATGGGTGGCGACGGAATGCAAATTCAAATTGATTCTAGAAATAGTGATATCGTTTATACGGGCTACCAATTTGGTAATTATTACAGAATTGATCGTGAAAAAGAGAAACAGACTTACATACAGCCTCGACATGAACTAGGGGAATCTCCTTATCGCTTCAATTGGCAAACTCCTATTCTATTAAGCTCCCATAACCAAGATATTCTTTATCTAGGTAGTAATAAATTACACCGTTCCATGAATCAAGGTGACGACTGGACAGCAATATCCCCAGACCTTACTCAAGGTGGGAAAGAAGGTAATGTAGCCTATGGAACACTGAGTTCCATCAGTGAATCTCCATTTCAATTTGGTTTGATATATACCGGCTCTGATGATGGATTGGTTCAAATTACAAAAGATAGCGGCGCGAGCTGGAACGCGATCAAAGGAGACTGGCCGGCAAACTTATGGGTAAGCCGTGTGGTAGCTTCTCTACATAAAAAGGACCGTGTTTATGTGACCCTTAACGGTTACAGGTTTGATGACTTTAGCACTTATGTTTATGCGAGTGACGATTACGGAAAAACCTGGCGCTCCTTAGGGAAAACACTTCCTACTTCTCCAGTGAATGTGATTATCGAGCATCCTAAAAAAGAAAACACCCTATTCTTAGGAACTGATAATGCCAGTTACATCAGCACTGATACAGGCGCTTCCTGGAACTTATTAAACAACGGCATGCCACCTGTTGCTGTTCATGATATAAAAATACAACCTGTAAGTAATGATTTATTGGTAGGTACGCATGGTAGATCTATTTACACAGCCAACTTAGATGCTCTTGAATTGATGGGTAAGAGTGGTTTCGCTTTCGCGAAAGTGAATAAAATAAGAGCTTCTTCCAGATATGGATCTCAAGGCTTTATGTGGAGTGAAGGGCCAGAGCCTAAAATAGAGCTCACTTTTTACACAAAAATGGCAGGAAAAGTAAAAATAGAAGTCCTTAATGAGAAAGGGAAAACCATATATGAAGATGCAACTCTGAGCAGTAATGGTATTAATTTTTACACGTATAATGGTACAGTTGGCGCCTATGCTTTAAAGAGATTTGACAAAGAAAACAGACCTGAAAAAGCAGAAAACGGAAATTATTACCTGCCTAAAGGAATTTATGCTATCAAATTAACTGGCAATTCTGGAAGTGCTAGTCAAGAATTAATCGTAGAATAAACCTATGAAGAACTGCCTTATCCTTATAGCTGCTGTTACCTTCATGATCAGTTGTGTTGAGGAAAACAGACCTCAAACCAATACCTTTCTTATGAAAACGACCATACAGCTAGAAGACGAACAGATCTATATTGACCTTTCAAAACCGCTAGACATCAGTCTTGCAATACAAAATAATGCGGGCGTAGGCGCCTGGTATATTGACCAGCCGCAAATTAAATATGTAGAAGTAGATGGTTATGTGGGCAATGTAAAATTGGGCGGTTCAACTAATTTTAACAATGTTCATTTTAATCCGCATAGTCATGGGACACATACCGAGTGCATAGGTCATATTACAGAGGAATTCCACAGTGTAAATGATGCGCTCGACAATACTTTTTTTAAAGCTCAATTGATAAGTGTGACACCACAAGAATTAGATGGCGATCTAGTGATCAATGAATCAGTGACAACAGTTTTAAAGTCTGGAATAAAAGCTGTCGTTCTAAGAACTTTACCCAATCCAGAAAGTAAGAAAAGTAAAAACTATTCTAACAGCAATCACCCGTATGTAAATGCTGGATTGATGTTACGCTTTCGCGAAAGCGGTATTCAACACATTCTAATCGATCTTCCTAGTGTGGATAAAGAGAAAGACAATGGTGCGCTACTGGCTCATAAAGAGTTTTGGAATTATAATGGTGAGCAACGACTTAACGCCACCATTACAGAATTGATTTATGTTCCTGATCACATAAAAGACGGCGTCTATATGATGGACCTTCAAGTAGCTCCTATAGAAAATGATGCTGCCCCTTCACGTCCTATTCTGTACGAGATATTGTAAATTTGTTTTATGGATGTATTATTTTTTCTGAAACAAGTATTAGGAGCGATCGCATCATTTTTAATATTCAAGCTGCTTTTTAAAGGCGGTAAAAAAGAGAAAACTCGGGAACAAAGTGTGGTTCTTATGGAAAAAATACGCCGGGTATGCAAATTCATAACAATGGAAAGAGATTTTTCTGAAGTCTCCCATTACCAAAATGTAAAAGACAAAATAGCTAACTTTCTCTTAGGTATAAAGAAGGCCGTTATTTTGATCAAAGCACAGGCTCGTATAGGTTTGGACCTGACTAAAATCGAGATGGAAAGCACTCCAGAAAAAAAAACCATACGTCTTAAAAATTTCTCGAGGCCACTCATTCTAAGCATAGACACAGACTTTAGTTATTACGATAAGCTGGAAGGATGGGCCAACAAATTTACCAGTGAAGGCCTTGCCGAAGTAACACGTAATGCCAAGCAACACATTATTGATAAGGTTACTGAAAGCAGTCTTATGGATCAGGCAAAAAAAGAAGCTGTACTCGCTATTAAAATGATGGAAGGACTTGCGGCTGCTATAGAATGGACCCCAGCATACAACGAGTTAGTTCTTGAGGAGGCGCTGCAAACAAAAAAACTAGATTCTTAATGGAAATAGACGAGCTAAGGGATTATTGCCTTTCAAAAAAAGGAGTGACAGAAGAATTCCCTTTTGATGAGGTGACCCTAGTTTTTAAGGTAATGAATAAAATGTTTTGTCTTGCAGGGCTGGAAAAATGGGAGCGTGGAGAAAAAACAATTAATTTAAAATGCGACCCAGAAAAAGCAATAGAACTACGAGAGCGATACGATGGAACCGTAATCGGCGGTTTTCATTCTAATAAAAAACATTGGAATACTATTTATACCAATCGCGATATGCCCCGAGAAAAATTGCAACACTGGATCGATCACAGTTATGATCTTGTAGTCTCCAAGCTCACCCGTAAGGATAAAGAAATTTTAAAAACCTTCTAAAAGAAAGATAACCCCAACATACATAATATGACATTTTATAAACCTGCATACATTTAATTATAGAGTGATCTGTATACAACTCGCTCCACAGGCATTTTTAGAATGCTATATCCAATAACAAATAAAATAACACCCTTGGAATCAAAACTCCACTCCTTTTATAAAGAGCGTATTGCTCAATTTACAGCTTCCAGCAATCGATTACAAAATCAATTGCGGCTTTCTAGTACGATTAGGTTTCTGGTATTTATTGCTGGCGCTATTACTATATACTTCCTTTCTGATTTTTGGCAATACGCCATTCTAAGTGGTTTTGTGTTTTTTGGAGCCTTTCTGTTTCTAGTTTCTAGACATGAAAACCTCAAGCGCAAACGTGATTTTCAAATCGGCTTAAGGGATATTAACGGTAAAGAATTACAAATTCTAGATCGCGATTATCAAGGTTTCCCAGCGGGTAAAGAATTCTTGGCAGATGATCATGAGTACAATCGTGATATTGATCTTTTTGGTACGGGTTCTATATTCCAGTACTTAAATAGAAGTGTGACTAAAGATGGTGTGATCTCACTTGCGCAAAAACTCAACAGCAATGACATCAAGGACATTGAAAAAAAACAAGAAGCAGTAAAAGAGCTGTCGGGTAAAGTTGACTTCCGACAAGAGTTTTGGGCAACAGCCGCTTTACTGGACCGAGATCGCGATCCTAAATCCATGCTGGGATGGGTTAAAAACTACCAAGCTTTTGTTCCCAAAGTATTCTCCTGGTTATGCTGGTTATGGCTGGCTCTTAGTATCCTCACCTTTACTTTGTATTTCTACGATTTGGTTTCTGGTTATATTCCATCTGCTGTCTTTTTTGTAGGCATAGGAATTACTGGAAAATATATAAAAAGGATCTCTGCTTTTTCTGCCAACATCAGCAGTCTCGAATTGTTTTTCAGTCAGTACAGTCAGTTGATTTTAGCTATTGAACAAGAGAGTTTTGAAAGCGAGTTGCTCGTTGGTTTAAAATCCCAAATCACTACGGATGGTTCACCAGCTTCAGAACGTTTTCACCAACTCGCCCGAGCGATAGGAAGGCTGGATCAAAGAAACAACATGCTTTTTGGTGTAGTTGCAAACGGTTTAGGCCTTTGGGATTTAAAGCAAGTCTATACGATTGAACAGTGGTTGCAAGAAAACGCCTTGCATATGGAGCACTGGTTACAAGCTGCAGCAGAAGTTGATGCAATGAGTTCGCTAGGTAATTTTGCCTACAACCATCCTCATTACACCTATCCTACTATTGTAGAAGGAAGTTTTCAGTTAAAAGCTTCCCAAGCACATCATCCATTATTGGACCCTAAAAAGTCTATAGGAAATGACATCGACATTTCTTCTGGCGAGTTCTTTATCATTACTGGGGCTAACATGGCTGGGAAAAGTACGTTCTTAAGAACCGTCTCCATGAAGATAGTGCTGTCTAACGCAGGTTTGCCGGTTTGCGCACAAGAAGTCACTTACAGTCCTATAAAACTCATTACAAGCATGAGAACTAGCGACTCGTTAACTGATGATGAATCCTACTTTTTTAGCGAGTTAAAGCGTCTCAAATACATGGTGGATAAAATAGAAACCGATCGGTATTTTATAGTTCTCGATGAAATTCTTAAGGGAACCAACAGTCAGGATAAAGCTAACGGTTCTCGTAAGTTGATTGAGAAGCTCTCCAGAAAACATGCGACGGGAATCATCGCTACACACGATCTGAGTCTTACTGAAGTGGCTGACGAATACGACAGCATTTCTAACTACTTCTTTGATGCCGACATTACTAATGACGAACTCACTTTTGATTACAAATTCAAAAATGGAGTCGCCACTAATATGAACGCGAGTTTCTTATTGAGGAAAATGGGGATCGTAGATGAGTAGGCAATAGGCAATAGGCAATAGGCAATAGGCAATAGGCAAAAATTTCTATGACTTTTAAAAAAAAGTCATAAAAATTTTTATGTGTGTATTAGCCCTATTGATTTCTTTTTTTAAAGAGACTCATTAATCTTATAGAAGATATCATAAATCACAATCCCTGCACAAACGGAGATGTTGAGACTGTGTTTTGTACCGTATTGCTCTAACTCTATAACTTCTTTACATGCATCTACTACATCTTGCTGTACCCCTTTCACTTCGTTACCTAAAACAACGGCTACTTTCTGACCTTTTCCTGGTGAGAAATTGTACAGGTTTTGAGAACGCTCTGCTTGTTCTATCGCACAGGTGGTATAGCCTTGTAGGTTGAGTTTATTTACTACATCAATGGTGTCCTCTGCATATTCCCAATCTATAGTTTCTGTAGCACCAAGTGCCGTTTTTCTAATGTCTTTGTGTGGTGGTTGTGCTGTAATACCGCATAAATAGATTTTCTCGACACGATAAGCATCTGCACTACGGAAGACCGAACCTATATTGTTTAAACTCCGTACATTATCCAATACGATGACTAACGGTGTTTTATCACTTTCTTTAAAACTTTCTACAGTCAGTCGATCCAGTTCTTCGTTCAGGAGTTTTCTCATGTGTC is a window of Nonlabens sp. MB-3u-79 DNA encoding:
- a CDS encoding cyclase family protein translates to MKNCLILIAAVTFMISCVEENRPQTNTFLMKTTIQLEDEQIYIDLSKPLDISLAIQNNAGVGAWYIDQPQIKYVEVDGYVGNVKLGGSTNFNNVHFNPHSHGTHTECIGHITEEFHSVNDALDNTFFKAQLISVTPQELDGDLVINESVTTVLKSGIKAVVLRTLPNPESKKSKNYSNSNHPYVNAGLMLRFRESGIQHILIDLPSVDKEKDNGALLAHKEFWNYNGEQRLNATITELIYVPDHIKDGVYMMDLQVAPIENDAAPSRPILYEIL
- a CDS encoding DUF4230 domain-containing protein, with protein sequence MDVLFFLKQVLGAIASFLIFKLLFKGGKKEKTREQSVVLMEKIRRVCKFITMERDFSEVSHYQNVKDKIANFLLGIKKAVILIKAQARIGLDLTKIEMESTPEKKTIRLKNFSRPLILSIDTDFSYYDKLEGWANKFTSEGLAEVTRNAKQHIIDKVTESSLMDQAKKEAVLAIKMMEGLAAAIEWTPAYNELVLEEALQTKKLDS
- a CDS encoding MmcQ/YjbR family DNA-binding protein, giving the protein MEIDELRDYCLSKKGVTEEFPFDEVTLVFKVMNKMFCLAGLEKWERGEKTINLKCDPEKAIELRERYDGTVIGGFHSNKKHWNTIYTNRDMPREKLQHWIDHSYDLVVSKLTRKDKEILKTF
- a CDS encoding MutS-related protein, which gives rise to MESKLHSFYKERIAQFTASSNRLQNQLRLSSTIRFLVFIAGAITIYFLSDFWQYAILSGFVFFGAFLFLVSRHENLKRKRDFQIGLRDINGKELQILDRDYQGFPAGKEFLADDHEYNRDIDLFGTGSIFQYLNRSVTKDGVISLAQKLNSNDIKDIEKKQEAVKELSGKVDFRQEFWATAALLDRDRDPKSMLGWVKNYQAFVPKVFSWLCWLWLALSILTFTLYFYDLVSGYIPSAVFFVGIGITGKYIKRISAFSANISSLELFFSQYSQLILAIEQESFESELLVGLKSQITTDGSPASERFHQLARAIGRLDQRNNMLFGVVANGLGLWDLKQVYTIEQWLQENALHMEHWLQAAAEVDAMSSLGNFAYNHPHYTYPTIVEGSFQLKASQAHHPLLDPKKSIGNDIDISSGEFFIITGANMAGKSTFLRTVSMKIVLSNAGLPVCAQEVTYSPIKLITSMRTSDSLTDDESYFFSELKRLKYMVDKIETDRYFIVLDEILKGTNSQDKANGSRKLIEKLSRKHATGIIATHDLSLTEVADEYDSISNYFFDADITNDELTFDYKFKNGVATNMNASFLLRKMGIVDE
- a CDS encoding RNA methyltransferase — translated: MRKLLNEELDRLTVESFKESDKTPLVIVLDNVRSLNNIGSVFRSADAYRVEKIYLCGITAQPPHKDIRKTALGATETIDWEYAEDTIDVVNKLNLQGYTTCAIEQAERSQNLYNFSPGKGQKVAVVLGNEVKGVQQDVVDACKEVIELEQYGTKHSLNISVCAGIVIYDIFYKINESL